The following are from one region of the Phycisphaeraceae bacterium genome:
- a CDS encoding CrcB family protein has protein sequence MLKHLALVAAGGGIGSALRYLVSVWTYRIGPTPTPSPGAAAAPGIAPVVVFPWGTLGVNLLGCLAIGVVAGLTAHRHAEGITFAPFAAMDRDAKLFLVTGLLGGFTTFSAFGIETLSLLRDGAPARAATYIAASVLLGLALAWVGWTLGLRIAPPAPTSLGT, from the coding sequence ATGCTCAAGCACCTCGCCCTCGTCGCGGCCGGAGGAGGAATCGGCAGCGCGCTGCGATACCTCGTCTCAGTCTGGACCTACCGGATCGGCCCGACCCCGACGCCCTCCCCCGGAGCCGCCGCAGCCCCGGGCATCGCCCCGGTCGTCGTCTTTCCATGGGGCACGCTGGGCGTGAACCTGCTCGGCTGCCTCGCGATCGGGGTGGTCGCCGGGCTGACCGCTCACCGACACGCCGAGGGCATCACCTTCGCGCCCTTCGCCGCGATGGACCGCGACGCGAAACTCTTCCTCGTCACCGGGCTCCTGGGCGGGTTCACGACCTTTTCCGCCTTCGGGATCGAGACCCTCTCCCTGCTTCGCGACGGCGCCCCGGCCCGGGCGGCGACCTATATCGCCGCCAGCGTGCTCCTCGGACTGGCGCTGGCGTGGGTCGGCTGGACGCTCGGGCTGCGCATCGCGCCGCCTGCGCCCACCTCCCTGGGGACCTGA
- the rpsG gene encoding 30S ribosomal protein S7, giving the protein MAGRITKSDDQLRPDPRYNDRLLSKFVNVLMYDGKKTASLRVMYDALDIIQTKLEKETDPNKPESALDVFRMAIENVKPAVEVRSKRVGGANYQVPMPVNNRRQLSLAMRWLRDAARSEGGRPMAQRMADELYAAAKREGKAMTTREQTHRMADANKAFAHFAW; this is encoded by the coding sequence ATGGCAGGCCGCATCACCAAGTCCGACGACCAGCTCCGCCCGGACCCCCGCTACAACGACCGACTCCTCTCCAAGTTCGTCAATGTCCTGATGTACGACGGGAAGAAGACCGCTTCCCTCCGCGTCATGTACGACGCGCTCGACATCATCCAGACCAAGCTCGAGAAGGAAACCGACCCGAATAAGCCCGAGTCGGCCCTCGATGTCTTCCGCATGGCGATCGAGAACGTCAAGCCCGCCGTCGAAGTCCGCTCCAAGCGCGTCGGCGGCGCCAACTACCAGGTCCCCATGCCCGTCAACAACCGGCGCCAGCTCTCCCTCGCGATGCGCTGGCTCCGCGACGCCGCCCGCTCCGAAGGCGGTCGCCCCATGGCCCAGCGCATGGCCGACGAGCTCTACGCCGCCGCCAAGCGCGAGGGCAAGGCCATGACCACCCGCGAGCAGACCCACCGCATGGCCGACGCCAACAAGGCCTTCGCCCACTTCGCGTGGTGA
- the rpsL gene encoding 30S ribosomal protein S12, whose protein sequence is MPTINQLIRNPRRPQHAKSKVRDLEQSPQKRGVCTIVRTMTPKKPNSALRKIARVRLTNGKEITAYIGGEGHNLQEHSIVLVRGGRVRDLPGVRYHVVRGALDCLGVDGRMQARSKYGAKRKKAGKGAPAKGKK, encoded by the coding sequence ATGCCAACGATCAACCAACTCATCCGCAATCCCCGGCGCCCGCAGCACGCGAAGTCCAAGGTCCGTGACCTTGAGCAGTCGCCCCAGAAGCGCGGCGTGTGCACCATCGTGCGCACCATGACGCCCAAGAAGCCCAACTCCGCGCTCCGCAAGATCGCGCGTGTCCGCCTCACCAACGGCAAGGAAATCACCGCCTACATCGGCGGCGAGGGACACAACCTGCAGGAGCACTCCATCGTGCTCGTGCGCGGCGGCCGCGTCCGCGACCTCCCGGGCGTCCGCTACCACGTCGTCCGCGGCGCGCTCGACTGCCTCGGCGTCGACGGACGCATGCAGGCCCGCTCCAAGTACGGCGCCAAGCGCAAGAAGGCCGGCAAGGGCGCACCCGCGAAGGGCAAGAAGTAA
- a CDS encoding redoxin domain-containing protein, with product MAAANRWCVALAAAVASSGCVFAQAPGEVDRRWLDTSITQAERDRLDTLVGLAPPDFSPDMRWVDERVSLADLGGKVVLVQFWSRTDRRGTLRLEQLAELRAKAGEDLAIIAVHTSAAAQGVEQFLERRPAPVPVTIDATGAYATALGARSPVVNLLIDRAGKTRYVMLNPQGLAAATDLLLAEAAPSPSEEGAAPAQTPEAPASRPPTARPENRRDSSGFWADRIPDEYFPEQTARVDSATDLRGKRGPAIEVERWVTAQPDASHRVVVVDFWATWCGPCVGSIPHKNALQQAFRDEVLVIGVSSEPFETVRKWMPGKGIRYSVGVDTKQAMGSVVRNRYIPYSVVYSPDGVIRWQGDTRRLDKETLGKIVEGSRRAARQK from the coding sequence ATGGCGGCAGCGAATCGGTGGTGCGTGGCGTTGGCGGCGGCGGTCGCGTCGTCTGGGTGCGTGTTCGCGCAGGCGCCCGGCGAGGTGGACCGGCGCTGGCTGGATACCTCGATCACGCAGGCGGAGCGCGACCGGCTCGACACGCTGGTTGGGCTGGCGCCCCCGGATTTTTCGCCTGATATGCGCTGGGTCGACGAGCGGGTGTCGCTGGCGGATCTCGGCGGCAAGGTGGTGCTCGTGCAGTTCTGGAGCCGCACGGACCGGCGCGGGACGCTGCGCCTCGAGCAGCTCGCCGAGTTGCGCGCGAAGGCGGGCGAGGACCTCGCGATCATCGCGGTGCACACCTCGGCGGCGGCGCAGGGAGTCGAGCAGTTCCTCGAGCGTCGCCCGGCGCCGGTACCGGTGACGATCGACGCGACCGGCGCGTACGCGACGGCGCTGGGGGCCCGTTCCCCGGTGGTGAACCTGCTGATCGATCGCGCCGGGAAGACGCGGTATGTCATGCTGAACCCGCAGGGTCTGGCGGCGGCGACCGATCTGCTGCTGGCAGAGGCAGCGCCTTCACCGAGCGAGGAAGGGGCAGCGCCGGCGCAGACCCCGGAGGCCCCGGCTTCGCGCCCGCCCACGGCGCGCCCCGAGAACCGGCGCGACTCGTCTGGGTTCTGGGCGGATCGCATTCCGGACGAGTACTTCCCGGAGCAGACAGCAAGGGTCGACAGCGCCACCGACCTTCGCGGCAAACGGGGCCCGGCGATCGAGGTCGAGCGCTGGGTCACCGCCCAGCCCGACGCGTCGCACCGGGTGGTGGTGGTGGACTTCTGGGCGACCTGGTGCGGGCCCTGCGTGGGGAGCATCCCCCATAAAAACGCTCTGCAGCAGGCGTTCCGGGACGAGGTGCTCGTGATCGGCGTGAGCAGCGAGCCCTTCGAGACCGTCCGGAAGTGGATGCCTGGCAAGGGGATACGCTACAGCGTCGGGGTCGACACCAAGCAGGCGATGGGGTCGGTGGTCCGCAACCGGTACATCCCGTACTCGGTCGTCTACAGCCCTGACGGGGTGATCCGGTGGCAAGGCGACACGCGCCGGCTGGATAAGGAGACGCTGGGCAAGATCGTCGAGGGCTCGCGACGGGCGGCGCGTCAGAAGTAA
- the glmS gene encoding glutamine--fructose-6-phosphate transaminase (isomerizing), whose translation MCGIVAYIGAKPALPFLIEGLKRLEYRGYDSAGVAILDSDLRVVKSVGRVANLEAKTNAHSVSLQGSLGLAHTRWATHGAVTDVNAHPHIDDSGRFAIIHNGIIENYAALRTLLEEKGHVFQSETDTEVLVNLIAEVYDGDLERAVQTALREVTGAYAIAVICKTEPDTLVVARKGSPLIVGVGASEYIVASDASAIVAHTSQAITLDDYQVCKLTRNSFRTTTIDNVPVSHKVHQLEVELEQIELGGYPHYMLKEIFEQPRSLRQTMRGRIDHREGRVVLGGVGQLARSLVKSRRFILMAQGTALHAAMIGEYLIEDLAKVPAECEYASEFRYRNPIIEDGTVAIAVSQSGETADTLAALIEAKERGALALGVVNVVGSTMSRETDAGVYLRVGPEIGVASTKAFTGQVAVLTMLALFLARRRFMSTEQSGQILRALESVPDLIDRILVQSEEIRDVTSRYIDQENWLFLGRGYNYPVALEGALKLKEISYIHAEGMPAAEMKHGPIALISDGMPCVFVANRGAQYEKVLSNIQEVKSRGGRVIAVATEGDHEIRTLADEVFYVPDIPEALSPLLTVIPLQLVAYHAAVLRGHDVDKPRNLAKSVTVE comes from the coding sequence ATGTGCGGAATCGTCGCCTATATCGGGGCCAAACCCGCCCTCCCATTCCTGATCGAAGGGCTCAAGCGCCTCGAGTACCGCGGCTATGACTCCGCCGGCGTCGCCATCCTCGACTCCGACCTGCGCGTCGTGAAGTCCGTCGGGCGCGTCGCCAACCTCGAAGCCAAGACCAACGCCCACAGCGTCTCCCTCCAGGGCTCGCTCGGGCTCGCCCACACCCGCTGGGCCACCCACGGCGCCGTCACCGACGTCAACGCCCACCCCCACATCGACGACTCCGGGCGGTTCGCGATCATCCACAACGGCATCATCGAGAACTACGCCGCCCTGCGCACCCTCCTCGAAGAGAAGGGCCACGTCTTCCAGAGCGAGACCGACACCGAGGTCCTCGTCAACCTCATCGCCGAGGTCTACGACGGCGACCTCGAGCGCGCCGTCCAGACCGCCCTGCGCGAGGTGACCGGCGCCTACGCCATCGCGGTGATCTGCAAAACCGAGCCCGACACCCTCGTCGTGGCGCGCAAGGGCTCGCCACTCATCGTGGGCGTCGGCGCCAGCGAGTACATCGTCGCCTCCGACGCCAGCGCCATCGTTGCCCACACCTCGCAGGCGATCACCCTCGACGACTACCAGGTCTGCAAGCTCACGCGAAACTCCTTCCGCACCACCACCATCGACAACGTGCCCGTCAGCCACAAGGTGCACCAGCTCGAGGTCGAACTCGAGCAGATCGAGCTGGGCGGCTACCCCCACTACATGCTCAAGGAGATCTTCGAGCAGCCACGCTCGCTGCGCCAGACCATGCGAGGCCGCATCGACCATCGCGAGGGGCGCGTCGTCCTGGGAGGCGTCGGCCAGCTCGCCCGCTCGCTCGTGAAGTCCCGGCGGTTCATCCTCATGGCGCAGGGAACCGCCCTCCACGCCGCGATGATCGGCGAGTACCTCATCGAGGACCTCGCCAAGGTCCCGGCCGAGTGCGAATACGCCAGCGAGTTCCGCTACCGCAACCCCATCATCGAAGACGGCACGGTCGCCATCGCCGTCAGCCAGTCAGGCGAGACCGCCGACACCCTCGCCGCCCTCATCGAAGCGAAGGAGCGAGGCGCGCTCGCGCTGGGCGTCGTCAACGTCGTCGGCTCCACCATGTCGCGCGAGACCGACGCCGGCGTCTACCTGCGCGTCGGCCCCGAGATCGGCGTCGCCTCGACCAAGGCCTTCACCGGACAGGTCGCGGTGCTCACGATGCTCGCGCTCTTCCTCGCGCGCCGGCGCTTCATGTCCACCGAGCAGTCGGGCCAGATCCTGCGCGCCCTCGAGAGCGTGCCCGACCTGATCGACCGCATCCTCGTGCAGAGCGAGGAGATCCGCGATGTCACCAGCCGCTACATCGACCAGGAAAACTGGCTCTTCCTCGGGCGCGGGTACAACTACCCCGTCGCCCTCGAGGGCGCGCTGAAACTCAAGGAAATCTCGTACATCCACGCCGAGGGCATGCCCGCCGCCGAGATGAAGCACGGGCCCATCGCCCTCATCAGCGACGGAATGCCCTGCGTCTTCGTCGCCAACCGCGGCGCGCAGTACGAGAAGGTCCTCAGCAACATCCAGGAAGTGAAGTCGCGAGGCGGGCGCGTCATCGCCGTCGCCACCGAGGGCGACCACGAGATCCGAACCCTCGCCGACGAGGTCTTCTATGTGCCCGACATCCCCGAGGCGCTCTCGCCCCTGCTCACCGTGATCCCGCTGCAACTCGTCGCGTACCACGCCGCGGTGCTGCGCGGCCACGACGTCGACAAGCCGCGCAACCTCGCCAAGAGCGTCACCGTCGAGTAA